One stretch of Filifactor alocis ATCC 35896 DNA includes these proteins:
- a CDS encoding biotin transporter BioY, which translates to MKVEITKKHLNTRNLILVALFTALTAIGAFLRIPMPMVPFTLQNLFSTLAGLLLGSYLGAVSVGIYVLLGLAGVPVFTSGGGIGYVLQPTFGYLLGFIVGAWVTGRLRECMGKITFKNMLIANASGMALIYVLGIGYYYMMATFLLGQEIGAKVLLVKFFLMTLPGDIVKCFLASVIGVKLLKVFRV; encoded by the coding sequence ATGAAAGTGGAAATTACAAAAAAACATTTAAATACCAGAAATTTAATTTTGGTGGCATTATTTACCGCATTAACAGCAATTGGAGCTTTTTTAAGAATACCGATGCCGATGGTACCGTTTACTCTTCAGAATTTATTTTCTACTTTGGCAGGGTTGCTCTTAGGCAGTTATTTGGGAGCGGTGTCAGTAGGAATTTATGTTTTGTTGGGATTAGCAGGAGTTCCGGTTTTTACCTCCGGTGGTGGAATCGGTTATGTCTTGCAACCGACTTTTGGTTATTTGCTCGGATTTATTGTAGGAGCCTGGGTAACAGGAAGATTAAGAGAGTGTATGGGCAAAATTACATTTAAGAATATGCTAATTGCGAACGCGTCAGGAATGGCTTTGATTTATGTATTAGGAATAGGATACTATTATATGATGGCAACATTTTTGCTTGGTCAAGAAATAGGAGCAAAAGTTTTGTTGGTTAAATTTTTCTTGATGACATTGCCTGGAGATATTGTAAAATGTTTTCTTGCTTCTGTGATTGGTGTAAAGTTGCTTAAGGTATTTCGTGTATGA
- a CDS encoding tryptophan transporter has product MKTKNIITTALLLAIGMVLHFITPPVYGGIKPDFLLSCMFIAILIQDDFSNALAAGLTAGIMSAMTTSFPGGQLPNLIEKLITAVFVYIVVKKIYANHITTLRLIILAAVGTFVSGVLFLSFAYILVGLPAPFYSLLIVGVLPAVVSNIIACLAIYRAFISIKKNRTI; this is encoded by the coding sequence ATGAAAACGAAGAATATAATTACAACGGCATTATTATTGGCAATTGGAATGGTATTACATTTTATTACGCCACCTGTGTACGGTGGAATTAAACCGGACTTTTTACTGAGTTGTATGTTTATTGCCATTTTGATTCAGGATGATTTTTCAAATGCACTTGCAGCAGGTTTAACTGCGGGAATTATGAGTGCAATGACAACTTCCTTTCCCGGAGGACAGCTTCCTAATCTGATAGAGAAATTGATTACAGCAGTTTTTGTGTATATAGTTGTAAAAAAGATATATGCGAATCATATCACTACATTGAGATTGATTATATTGGCAGCAGTTGGGACTTTTGTTTCAGGAGTATTATTTTTATCTTTTGCTTATATCTTGGTAGGTTTACCGGCGCCGTTTTATAGTTTGTTGATAGTAGGCGTTTTGCCGGCAGTTGTCTCTAATATCATCGCTTGTTTGGCAATTTATAGAGCTTTTATTTCTATCAAAAAGAATAGAACAATATAG
- a CDS encoding AEC family transporter: MESFWVSFNAVAPLLLLVALGFYLNQKGLLAGEVLATINYLCFHLFLPFLLYTNIIHNDVKKLLNPRLFFFVGGMVLFIFIITSLFIPLVEKDSGSRGALIQSLFRSNYVILGVPLSYAIYGEQGSAIASMLIALVIPMYNVLAVIILAIHGTQSDGEKKENILIKIVKNPLIKGCFFGILTLFLPFEIPKFLDTTVSNIAKIGSAFPIILLGSALNLKGMKKNVLKLSLAVFGKLIVIPAIAIPISVFFGFRGAELTVILTVFATPPSVSSGIMAEQMNCNGELASEIIVLASIFSFLSIFLWVFFLSYYHLL, encoded by the coding sequence ATGGAGAGTTTTTGGGTATCATTTAATGCAGTTGCACCATTATTGCTTTTGGTGGCACTAGGTTTTTATTTGAATCAAAAAGGATTGTTGGCAGGAGAAGTTCTTGCAACAATCAATTATTTATGTTTCCATTTATTCCTGCCTTTTTTACTCTATACAAACATTATTCACAATGATGTAAAAAAATTATTGAATCCCAGGTTGTTCTTTTTTGTAGGAGGAATGGTACTGTTTATCTTTATTATTACAAGTTTATTCATTCCGTTGGTTGAAAAGGATTCAGGTTCAAGAGGTGCGTTGATACAATCTCTTTTCAGAAGTAACTATGTTATTTTAGGTGTTCCGCTTAGCTACGCTATTTATGGTGAACAAGGAAGTGCCATTGCATCTATGTTGATTGCATTGGTGATTCCTATGTATAATGTGTTGGCGGTAATTATTTTAGCAATTCACGGCACGCAAAGTGACGGTGAAAAAAAGGAAAATATATTGATAAAGATTGTCAAAAATCCTTTGATTAAAGGTTGTTTTTTTGGAATTCTAACCTTATTTTTGCCATTTGAAATTCCAAAATTCTTGGATACTACAGTATCAAATATCGCAAAGATAGGGTCTGCATTTCCGATTATTCTTTTAGGTTCCGCGTTGAATTTGAAAGGTATGAAAAAGAATGTGCTGAAATTAAGTTTGGCTGTATTTGGAAAATTAATTGTAATTCCCGCAATTGCAATTCCAATCAGTGTGTTTTTTGGATTTCGTGGAGCAGAACTTACAGTTATTTTGACCGTATTTGCTACACCGCCATCGGTATCTTCCGGAATTATGGCAGAGCAGATGAACTGTAATGGGGAATTGGCATCAGAGATTATTGTTTTGGCATCCATTTTTTCTTTCTTATCTATTTTCTTATGGGTATTCTTTTTAAGTTATTATCACTTGTTATAG
- the mreB gene encoding rod shape-determining protein MreB: MKFTPDIGIDLGTASVLIYVKGKGIVLNEPSVVAIDTSTDTILAVGEEARLMLGRTPGSIVATRPLKEGVISDYEVTEKMLKYFIEKVTGGVSVFKIFKPKIMVCVPSGVTEVEKKAVIDATMDAGAREVFLIEEPIAAAIGSGIDISKPNGCMVVDIGGGTTDIAVISLGGIVVSSSIKVAGDQFDDALIKYMRKQHSMLIGERTAEAMKMAIGTAFPRQEEITLDVRGRNLVSGLPEVRTISSSEALEALKESVTQIADAVHVVLEKTPPELSSDISDKGILMTGGGSLLWGLDKLISKRTGIDVYVSEDAVSCVARGTGDALNSLKVLSKNSYKKR, encoded by the coding sequence ATGAAATTTACACCGGATATCGGAATTGATTTGGGAACAGCATCTGTGTTGATTTATGTAAAAGGAAAAGGAATTGTTTTGAATGAACCTTCTGTTGTTGCAATTGATACTTCAACAGACACAATTTTGGCTGTCGGAGAAGAGGCAAGATTGATGCTTGGAAGAACTCCTGGAAGTATTGTAGCAACAAGACCTTTAAAAGAAGGAGTTATTTCCGATTATGAAGTGACAGAAAAAATGTTGAAATACTTTATTGAAAAAGTGACAGGAGGCGTCAGTGTATTTAAGATTTTCAAACCGAAAATTATGGTATGTGTGCCTTCAGGAGTAACGGAAGTGGAGAAAAAGGCGGTTATTGATGCAACAATGGACGCAGGGGCAAGAGAGGTATTTTTGATTGAAGAGCCGATTGCGGCTGCAATTGGTTCAGGGATTGACATTTCCAAACCAAATGGCTGTATGGTGGTGGATATCGGTGGAGGAACCACAGATATTGCTGTTATTTCGCTAGGAGGTATTGTTGTAAGCTCTTCCATTAAGGTTGCGGGTGATCAATTTGATGATGCATTGATTAAATATATGAGAAAACAACACTCTATGTTAATCGGAGAGAGGACAGCAGAAGCAATGAAAATGGCAATCGGTACTGCATTCCCGAGACAAGAAGAAATTACACTGGATGTCAGAGGAAGAAATTTGGTATCCGGATTACCGGAAGTTAGAACAATTTCATCTTCAGAAGCATTGGAAGCATTGAAAGAAAGTGTTACACAAATTGCAGATGCAGTTCATGTTGTGTTAGAAAAAACACCACCGGAGTTATCTTCTGATATCAGTGATAAGGGAATTCTTATGACAGGCGGAGGCTCTTTGCTATGGGGATTGGATAAATTGATTTCAAAGAGAACAGGAATTGATGTATATGTTTCGGAAGATGCGGTTTCGTGTGTCGCAAGAGGAACAGGAGATGCGTTAAATTCTCTTAAAGTATTGTCGAAGAACTCATATAAAAAAAGATAG
- the murA gene encoding UDP-N-acetylglucosamine 1-carboxyvinyltransferase has translation MAYITVKESPSLRGTVQISGAKNAVLPIIAATLLAEGISVIKGVPNLKDVQVMVELLACLGAKAELKGDSLFVDASHITSVEAPHELVNKMRASFLVMGALLSRFQRAKISLPGGCAIGSRPIDLHLKGFEALGATVNIIDEGLQSGYIEAHAKEYLQGGKVYLDFPSVGATENILMAASLTPGVTVIENAAEEPEIVDLANYLNNMGARVRGAGTNTIRIIGVEKLHPIEYTVIPDRIEAGTFMVAAAMTKGDVLVENVITDHIKPVIAKLTEIGCTIEEYDNAVRVIGPEVIKSATIKTMPHPGFPTDLQSLFMALLCIAEGESTVTETVFENRFMNVPELIRMGADIEINGETAIVNGVSKLYGSEVVATDLRAGAALIISGLVAEGATKIRNIYHIDRGYVDIVGKLSKLGANISRVED, from the coding sequence TTGGCGTATATTACAGTAAAAGAAAGTCCTAGTTTAAGAGGGACTGTTCAAATAAGTGGTGCAAAAAATGCTGTATTGCCGATTATTGCGGCAACATTATTGGCAGAGGGCATTTCTGTTATTAAAGGAGTTCCTAATTTGAAGGATGTGCAAGTTATGGTGGAGTTATTGGCTTGCTTGGGAGCAAAAGCGGAATTAAAAGGGGATTCGCTTTTTGTAGATGCTTCTCATATTACTTCTGTGGAAGCTCCGCATGAACTTGTTAATAAGATGAGAGCTTCTTTTTTGGTGATGGGAGCACTGTTATCCAGATTTCAAAGAGCAAAAATTTCTTTGCCCGGTGGATGTGCGATTGGAAGCAGACCGATAGATTTGCACTTAAAAGGATTTGAGGCGCTGGGAGCAACGGTTAATATCATAGACGAAGGGCTTCAGTCAGGATATATCGAAGCGCATGCTAAGGAATATTTACAGGGTGGAAAGGTGTATTTGGATTTTCCTTCTGTAGGAGCAACTGAAAATATTTTGATGGCGGCTTCTTTGACTCCAGGAGTAACAGTCATTGAAAATGCTGCTGAAGAACCTGAAATTGTTGATTTGGCAAATTATTTAAATAATATGGGAGCAAGGGTCAGAGGTGCAGGAACAAATACCATTCGTATCATAGGTGTAGAAAAACTTCATCCGATTGAGTATACAGTAATTCCAGACAGAATTGAAGCGGGTACATTCATGGTTGCGGCAGCGATGACAAAAGGAGATGTGTTGGTTGAAAATGTTATCACTGACCATATTAAGCCTGTTATTGCAAAATTGACTGAGATTGGATGTACAATAGAAGAGTATGATAATGCGGTTCGGGTGATTGGACCTGAGGTTATAAAAAGTGCAACGATTAAAACGATGCCTCATCCCGGATTTCCGACAGATTTACAGTCTTTATTTATGGCTTTGCTCTGCATAGCAGAAGGAGAATCTACTGTGACAGAGACAGTGTTCGAAAACCGTTTTATGAATGTTCCCGAATTGATTCGAATGGGAGCGGATATTGAGATTAACGGAGAAACAGCGATTGTAAACGGTGTTTCCAAGTTGTATGGTAGTGAAGTTGTTGCGACAGACTTAAGAGCGGGAGCTGCTTTGATTATCAGTGGTCTGGTAGCAGAAGGAGCTACAAAAATCAGAAATATTTATCATATTGACAGAGGGTATGTAGATATCGTTGGGAAATTGTCAAAATTGGGAGCGAATATCAGTCGAGTAGAGGATTAA
- a CDS encoding AI-2E family transporter, whose amino-acid sequence MLKRLEKNKDIIFIATVLLVIYQIIQNYEWFFSFAYRVLGILVPFFWAFGIAFLLNPLMVYIEKKRKFNRIVTLLFIYTFLIGVLTLLVVIVTPQLVKSITDIIKNMPDYYDIVENKISVLLDSKFFENPELNTMVKDSVDTLAKSTFDYFNDSLSDIFSRLIGLTSGFLQFIVGLIVSIYMLYDKEYFKLSSKKIVYRLFGAQKGDFIIHWGNVTNTVFQEFFIGKSLDSFIIGLLCWAGLLFLNAPYPFLLAIIVGIFNMIPYVGPFIGAIPVVFLSFFVKPITALWAAIFILILQQFDGNVLGPKILGNRMGIKPISVMLAIFIGGGLFGILGMLVGVPIFKLLSIIIDQFVGSKGDLENCE is encoded by the coding sequence ATGCTTAAAAGATTGGAAAAAAACAAAGATATTATTTTTATTGCTACTGTTCTTTTAGTGATATATCAAATTATTCAAAACTATGAATGGTTTTTTTCATTTGCATATCGAGTTCTAGGCATTTTGGTTCCGTTTTTTTGGGCATTTGGCATCGCTTTTCTATTAAATCCGTTGATGGTATATATCGAAAAAAAGAGAAAATTTAATCGAATAGTGACCTTGCTTTTTATTTACACATTTTTGATAGGGGTACTTACTTTGTTGGTTGTGATTGTAACACCTCAGCTTGTGAAAAGTATTACAGATATTATCAAAAACATGCCTGACTATTATGATATTGTGGAAAATAAAATTTCTGTTTTGTTAGATTCCAAATTTTTTGAAAATCCGGAACTGAATACAATGGTAAAGGATTCTGTTGATACATTGGCTAAGAGTACATTTGATTATTTTAACGATTCATTGAGTGATATTTTTTCCAGACTTATTGGTTTGACATCTGGATTTTTACAATTTATTGTGGGGTTGATTGTATCAATCTATATGCTATACGATAAAGAATACTTTAAGCTTTCAAGTAAAAAAATAGTATATCGATTATTCGGGGCTCAAAAAGGAGATTTTATTATTCATTGGGGTAATGTTACCAACACTGTATTTCAAGAGTTTTTTATCGGAAAATCGCTGGATTCATTTATTATAGGACTTTTGTGTTGGGCAGGTTTGTTGTTTTTGAACGCTCCCTATCCGTTTTTGTTAGCGATTATTGTGGGGATTTTTAATATGATTCCTTATGTAGGACCGTTTATTGGTGCGATACCTGTTGTGTTTCTTTCATTTTTTGTGAAACCGATCACTGCTCTATGGGCTGCGATTTTTATATTGATTTTACAACAATTTGACGGAAATGTATTGGGACCGAAAATATTGGGAAATCGAATGGGTATTAAACCGATATCGGTTATGTTAGCTATCTTTATCGGCGGCGGATTGTTTGGGATACTTGGAATGTTGGTAGGAGTTCCAATATTTAAATTGCTTAGTATCATAATAGATCAATTTGTAGGTAGTAAAGGTGATTTAGAAAATTGTGAATAG
- a CDS encoding tRNA (cytidine(34)-2'-O)-methyltransferase: MAINIVLIEPEIPSNTGNIIRTCACTGSRLHLIRPLGFSMEEKKLRRAGLDYLDLVEICYYDSFEELEEKYPNAEFFMYSTKSNRNHTDVRYEDECFLVFGKETKGISDSILDRYADCMVRIPMLNEERMRCLNLSNSVAIGIYEVIRQLGYHDFR, from the coding sequence ATGGCAATAAATATTGTGTTAATTGAACCTGAAATACCAAGCAATACAGGAAATATTATACGAACTTGTGCGTGTACGGGATCAAGATTACATTTGATACGACCGTTGGGATTTTCTATGGAAGAAAAGAAATTAAGAAGAGCGGGATTAGATTATTTGGATTTGGTTGAAATCTGTTATTATGATAGTTTTGAAGAATTGGAAGAAAAGTATCCGAATGCGGAGTTTTTTATGTATTCTACAAAATCAAATAGGAACCATACTGATGTAAGGTATGAGGATGAGTGTTTTCTCGTATTCGGAAAAGAAACAAAGGGTATTTCCGATTCGATTTTGGATAGATATGCAGACTGTATGGTTAGGATTCCGATGTTGAATGAAGAAAGAATGCGTTGCTTGAATTTATCAAATTCGGTTGCAATCGGCATATATGAGGTAATTAGACAACTGGGTTATCACGATTTTAGATAA
- a CDS encoding VanW family protein gives MKKMVGIAVGVIVIGIAGVVYLNHYMQKDIIYSNVFINEVPVENMTKQEALNTVSQKERFQSAVFQFQDREFRYPVEELGFSFNYEDAVEQAYSIGKEGTFFDRIKSIFSLKVLQQKQNITLQYREDSSKLEEKASEINGKIYQQAQDATISVETNFEITPEVVGRKVELDKIEGLVKQNLKSNEDIVISLPVKEVIPKVKKEDLEHINGKLGQFSTRFNSSLTGRTENIRMATSTINSTILMPGEEFSFNKKTGNRGLSDGYREASIILNGKYEKGVAGGVCQVSTTLYNAALYSGLEITHRQNHSIPASYVDIGRDAAVVSGDFDLKFKNPYDYPVLLKGFVSGNYVTFQVYGDVSQAPKVVLSSKVVSSIPKKVIYRNDPTLPMGQEVVEEPGRPDIRSVTYMNVNGESKIINRDRYPGKTEVIRRGTKPVDSTDNPDATPGMLPSPTNEGNGQSSIVG, from the coding sequence ATGAAAAAAATGGTGGGTATAGCAGTAGGAGTCATTGTAATTGGAATTGCCGGAGTGGTTTACTTGAATCACTACATGCAAAAAGACATCATTTATTCAAATGTATTTATCAATGAAGTTCCTGTTGAAAATATGACAAAGCAGGAAGCGTTAAACACTGTATCTCAAAAGGAGAGATTTCAATCAGCTGTGTTTCAATTCCAAGATAGGGAATTTAGATATCCTGTAGAAGAGTTGGGATTTTCATTCAATTATGAAGATGCAGTAGAGCAAGCATATTCTATAGGAAAAGAAGGAACTTTTTTTGATCGCATAAAAAGTATTTTTTCATTGAAAGTATTACAACAGAAGCAAAATATTACATTACAATATAGGGAAGACAGTTCCAAATTAGAAGAAAAAGCATCAGAAATAAATGGGAAAATTTATCAACAAGCACAAGATGCGACGATTTCGGTGGAAACTAATTTTGAAATCACACCGGAAGTTGTTGGAAGAAAAGTGGAGTTGGATAAAATAGAAGGTCTTGTGAAACAAAATTTGAAATCGAATGAAGATATTGTGATTTCTTTACCGGTAAAAGAAGTAATCCCTAAAGTAAAAAAAGAGGATTTGGAGCATATCAATGGCAAATTAGGTCAATTCTCCACTCGATTTAATAGCTCTTTAACGGGAAGAACAGAAAATATTCGTATGGCTACAAGCACTATTAACTCAACTATTTTAATGCCCGGAGAAGAATTTTCTTTTAATAAAAAAACAGGAAACAGAGGACTTTCTGATGGATATAGGGAAGCGTCAATTATTTTGAACGGAAAATATGAAAAAGGTGTTGCGGGGGGAGTGTGTCAGGTATCCACTACTCTATACAATGCGGCACTATATTCCGGATTGGAGATTACACACCGTCAAAATCACTCTATACCGGCATCTTATGTTGATATCGGAAGAGACGCTGCCGTTGTTTCGGGAGATTTTGACTTGAAATTCAAAAATCCTTATGATTATCCGGTTCTTTTAAAAGGTTTTGTTTCCGGAAACTATGTAACTTTTCAAGTATACGGAGATGTTTCTCAGGCTCCGAAAGTCGTGTTGTCTTCTAAGGTGGTCAGCAGTATTCCGAAAAAAGTCATATACCGAAACGATCCTACTTTGCCAATGGGACAAGAGGTGGTAGAAGAGCCCGGAAGACCTGATATTCGCTCCGTCACATATATGAATGTGAATGGTGAAAGTAAAATTATTAACCGGGACCGATATCCGGGAAAAACGGAAGTAATAAGACGTGGAACGAAACCGGTGGATTCAACGGATAATCCGGATGCTACACCGGGCATGTTACCTTCACCTACAAATGAGGGAAATGGTCAGAGCAGTATTGTAGGATGA
- the nth gene encoding endonuclease III, whose translation MNKARKIVSVLQELYPEAKCELNYRTPYELLIATMLSAQSTDKRVNIITKDLFASYNTPDKMVSLSEGELIELIRTIGFYNNKAKNILMTSHILLEKYGGEVPKTREELVKLPGVGRKTANVVISNAFGIPAFAVDTHVGRVTNRLGLTKSKNPNQIEIDVTSQLPKKLYTQAHHLFIFHGRKCCKAIRPLCDSCPLTVNCTYYKQNKQER comes from the coding sequence GTGAACAAAGCAAGAAAAATAGTTTCTGTTCTTCAAGAGTTGTATCCGGAAGCAAAGTGTGAGTTGAATTATCGGACACCATATGAGTTGCTTATCGCAACGATGTTGAGTGCACAGTCAACAGACAAGCGTGTTAATATTATTACAAAAGATTTATTTGCGAGCTACAATACACCGGACAAGATGGTGTCTCTCTCAGAAGGAGAGTTGATTGAGCTTATTCGTACAATCGGCTTTTACAATAATAAAGCGAAAAATATCTTGATGACTTCTCATATTTTGTTAGAAAAATATGGTGGAGAGGTTCCGAAAACAAGAGAAGAATTGGTAAAATTACCGGGAGTCGGCAGAAAAACTGCAAATGTTGTTATCAGCAATGCTTTTGGAATTCCTGCTTTTGCTGTAGATACACATGTCGGAAGAGTTACAAATAGGTTAGGGTTGACAAAATCCAAAAATCCAAATCAGATTGAGATTGATGTAACATCACAGTTACCAAAAAAGCTATACACACAAGCACATCATTTATTTATTTTTCATGGAAGAAAGTGTTGTAAAGCGATTCGGCCACTTTGTGATAGCTGTCCGTTGACAGTAAACTGTACCTATTACAAACAAAATAAACAAGAAAGATGA
- a CDS encoding DUF503 domain-containing protein translates to MKIGILEITLLLYEVNSLKEKRIILKSLIQKLKNRYNISISEISYNDVWKNAKIGIAAVSNSKSHLDSTLDHILDFIDTDGRMEMIDVKREVIL, encoded by the coding sequence ATGAAAATAGGAATCTTAGAAATTACATTATTGTTGTATGAAGTAAATTCTTTGAAAGAAAAGAGAATTATTTTGAAGAGTTTGATTCAAAAGTTAAAAAACAGATATAATATTTCTATTTCTGAGATATCTTACAATGATGTTTGGAAAAATGCAAAGATAGGGATAGCAGCTGTTTCAAACAGTAAATCTCATTTAGATTCCACATTAGACCATATTCTTGATTTTATTGATACAGATGGTAGAATGGAAATGATTGATGTAAAAAGAGAGGTTATATTGTGA
- a CDS encoding ABC-F family ATP-binding cassette domain-containing protein, which produces MSLLTVKNVSHGFGGRSILEDVSFRLLKGEHVALIGANGEGKSTFMNIITGHLMPDEGTVDWSNRVEVGYLDQHSVLEYGTTIRENLRLAFSHMYELEEELNVIYDKMGSANEEELNRLMDESAEIQTILEDSGFYVLDAKIEEVAGGLGLRDIGLDKMVNDLSGGQRSKVLLTKLLLQNPTILLLDEPTNYLDFEHIEWLKRFLSEYENAFILISHDIPFINAVTNIIYHVENGYLSRYVGNYDEFQRLYELKKLQHEKAYEKQQKEVERLEDFIARNKARISTTGRAKSRMKQLDRMDMIEKPKEKIKPTFSFRESRTPSKVVIEAKGLVLGYDEPLTKAFDLEIERNKKIAIKGVNGIGKSTLLRTLLGKQKPLAGEIHLGQHVEVGYFEQEDNKKNTNTAVEEVWNAFPSMTNHEIRLELARCGLTNEHITSQMMVLSGGENAKVRLCKVMLEEINLLVLDEPTNHLDVEAKDELKRALKEFRGTVLLVSHDPEFYDGVVDSILNAEEWSTKIL; this is translated from the coding sequence ATGAGTTTGTTGACAGTAAAAAATGTAAGTCATGGATTTGGTGGAAGATCTATTTTGGAGGATGTATCTTTTCGATTGTTGAAAGGTGAACATGTTGCCTTGATTGGAGCGAACGGAGAGGGCAAATCTACTTTTATGAACATTATTACAGGACATTTGATGCCGGATGAGGGCACGGTAGACTGGTCAAATCGCGTTGAGGTTGGTTATTTAGATCAACATAGCGTGTTGGAATATGGAACAACCATTCGAGAAAATTTGAGATTGGCTTTTTCACATATGTATGAGTTGGAAGAAGAGTTGAATGTAATTTATGATAAGATGGGTTCAGCTAATGAAGAAGAATTAAATCGATTGATGGATGAGTCTGCGGAGATTCAGACCATTTTAGAAGATAGCGGATTCTATGTTTTGGATGCTAAAATCGAAGAGGTAGCAGGTGGATTGGGATTAAGAGATATCGGTTTGGATAAGATGGTTAACGATTTGAGCGGAGGTCAGCGTTCCAAGGTATTGTTGACTAAATTATTATTGCAAAATCCGACTATTTTGTTGTTGGATGAGCCGACCAACTATTTGGATTTTGAACATATCGAGTGGTTAAAGAGATTTTTGAGTGAATACGAAAATGCTTTTATTTTGATTTCTCACGACATCCCGTTTATCAATGCAGTAACAAATATTATTTATCATGTGGAAAATGGATATTTAAGTCGTTATGTAGGAAATTACGATGAGTTTCAAAGATTGTACGAGTTGAAGAAATTGCAACATGAAAAAGCCTACGAAAAGCAGCAGAAAGAGGTTGAGAGATTAGAGGACTTTATTGCCAGAAATAAAGCGAGGATTTCCACTACCGGTCGTGCCAAAAGTAGGATGAAACAATTAGATCGTATGGATATGATAGAAAAACCGAAAGAGAAGATAAAGCCTACTTTTTCGTTCAGAGAGTCAAGAACACCGTCAAAAGTGGTAATTGAAGCGAAAGGTTTGGTTCTTGGGTACGATGAACCCTTGACTAAGGCATTTGATCTTGAAATTGAACGTAATAAAAAAATTGCAATTAAGGGTGTTAATGGGATTGGAAAATCTACATTGTTACGCACTTTGCTTGGAAAACAAAAACCTCTGGCAGGCGAAATTCATTTAGGACAACATGTTGAAGTCGGATATTTTGAGCAAGAAGACAATAAGAAGAACACAAATACAGCAGTAGAAGAAGTGTGGAACGCGTTTCCATCTATGACAAATCATGAAATCAGATTGGAGTTGGCACGCTGTGGACTTACCAATGAGCATATAACCTCTCAGATGATGGTGTTGTCAGGCGGAGAGAATGCAAAAGTGCGATTGTGTAAGGTCATGTTGGAAGAAATTAATCTGTTGGTGTTGGACGAACCGACAAATCACTTGGATGTAGAAGCAAAGGATGAGCTTAAGAGGGCATTAAAAGAGTTTAGGGGAACAGTTCTTTTGGTTTCCCATGATCCTGAATTTTATGATGGAGTAGTGGATTCTATTTTGAATGCAGAAGAATGGTCAACAAAAATTCTTTAA